The following is a genomic window from Miscanthus floridulus cultivar M001 chromosome 14, ASM1932011v1, whole genome shotgun sequence.
CAAAGTCAAATGGCTTGAAATTGATTGACTCGTCCACTGATCGTAAGAGGTTGCCCACAGATCCCTCTGGATCACCGGATGAGTTCTCGTGGCTGCTACTGCTGTCGTCATCACCATCATGGATTTCGGCCTCATCTCCTGGGAGGTTCAAGTCGAATGGAGCACTTGATGTTCTATGCGGTCGCTTTGAAGTGCTCAGTGATTCTGCTGTCTTTTCTTGCCCATCAGAGATGTGGAGCTTCCGCTTACTGAAAGAACTGGAGTACAAAGATGCTTGACTGTTTCTCAAGGAATGCCTTGAGGAAACTACAACTTTGCCTCCAGGGCCTCCAATGATGTTGGTTGTGCCTGGCTCAACTATGATCTTCAGTTGATGTCCACGAGCTGCCGCAACCTTTTCTTCTGAAAAAGCATTGCCCTCCTCCATCCCAATAGAGGCATTTTGACATCCTTGGATCATTCTTGTAGACAATACCACAATCGAGTCATTAAGGTCAGCCACCCGTCCCCCATGCAAGTCTTTGTACCtgccagtctccatggcatgaaTCAGGCTCTCCTGAACAAGGCAGTCAGCTTTGTCAACATTGTCAAGGAAGATAACTGATCGCCGCTTCCTTCTCAACTCTTCTGAGATACAGTCGGTGGCACGCTTTCCTCTGAAATTGGGGTTACCCCAGTCATGGAGGCTTAGGTCCAGATATATCAGATTCTCTGAGCTATCGTGCATCAGCTCAGCAAGTGCCACACCAACTCTCCGCTTGGCAATGCTATCCGGACCATAAAAACTAAACCATATGCCATCCTTCTTGTTTGCACCACGACGCCTCTCCATTGACCTGCACCGCACAATGGATGCACAAATAGCACTCAAGGCTTCCTCCTGCCTCCCAACAGCCTTAAACAGTTGTTCCATGAGTAGCTTGTAATTGCTCAAATCATAACTTTGTGCTGCGAGGGGTGAAGGCCTCTGCCATTGGCCAAAGGCAGAAGCACCTCCTGAAGCTGCTGAATGCAGAGCACTGGGTGAAGTTTGATCCCAATTTGAGGAACTCCCGAAGCAAGTGTAAGGTCGTACAGAGAAGTGAGGAGGCTTACGATTCAGGTCATCAACCTTCTTGGGCATCAGCTGGATCGACCCTTCAGCATCCTTTACATTTTTACACAGTGCAATACTTGAATCCTTGGAAGAAGATCCACGAGGGGTGGCCAACACCAAGTCAGTAGCCACAGGTGCAGCAGATGATGGTGACGCATGATCTTCAGGGTTGTCACAATTTGATGAGTTGCTATGTTGGGATGGCACAGCCCTATCTTGGAGGGGTTCATCTTCATCACTCTTTGATTGCCTGACTTGCAGGTTCAATACAAGGTCTGCATTCATTTGGGTGGAAATAGATGGCGCCGAAATACTCTTTGCAGTTGTGTTGGTATGTGGAGAAGACACTGCAGAAGGCCTAATAACCTCCCTTTGAAGTGCAATTGACTGTGAACTTTGGTTTGGATTTGCACATCTTTCCCTCTCAACTCGAACATCAATGTGATGTCGAAATAACTGGCAAGGATCTCTGTTGATCCTATTGCAACCTTGGTGGAGTCGTAGGCAGACCTCATTCCACTTCTTCTTTAGATTCTGTATTTTTGTACTCAATACCATCATCTGATCATCCCTAACCTGCACTGAAGAAAAACTGTACATCTTTTATACCAATCAAATCCAAAAGTATTCATCTATCTGCAAGTTGTACAAGTAGCATTCACTATTTAACTTCAAAATTCTAGAAGATAGAAGTAGCCTCACACCTTGAGTGCATCAAACCCATGACCCATCATGCTGCCATTCTGCAGCATGGAAGGTAGACCTTCTTGATGAGCTTCAGCTGTAATGCCACTTCCTCTAATGATAGTTGCAACTTCTTGCTCATATCTATCGTTGCACTGTTGACATCGCAGGGCCTGAGGGCAGGAATTTGCTGTGAGGCTATTTGCTTCGTAGGTATCGCACATAAAACCTCCAAAAGGAACAAACGACTCCATGAAGCTGCAAATTACAAGTTTGAATTGTAAGATCCTGCCGATGCAAATGACTTAATGAGCATAACATTAAACTAGTTAAGAACAGCATCATAAAGTAATCACAGTACTCGTGGTGACAAGCAGACAAAAAAGGAACGTTCGTCCTAGTTCTTGTGATAGACAAGTAATCACAGCAATCGCCGCACATGGAtgcacaataaataaataaaagaaaagaaataaacaaGTGATCTGGCGATGGATTGAAAAGGAGTACCTTGTAGTGGCAGGCATGGACAAGGCAGCGACCGTGGTGGCTGGAGCCGGAGGAGGCACGAGTCCGGCCGCAGGGCCGGCGTCGCGCACGGCGGTGATTGGCAGCAGCTGGAGTTCCCAGTCCTTGTCGACGAGCGGGAACTTGGAAAGGAAGGCGAGGTAGGTCTCGTAGGTG
Proteins encoded in this region:
- the LOC136504862 gene encoding protein DWARF 53-like, giving the protein MPTPVPAARQCLAPAAITALDAAVASARRRAHAQTTSLHLIASLLAPTAAPLLRDALARARSAAYSPRLQLKALDLCFAVSLDRLPSIPTSASASASASSSSNDQHEPPVANSLMSAIKRSQASQRRNPDTFHFYHHHQAAGASATSPNAVKVDLSHLVLAILDDPLVSRVFADAGFRSNEIKVAILRPAPPVPLLGRGLPTRARPPPLFLCSFAAADDADVPSPAPALAGAAPGEDNCRRITDILARGRNPMLVGVGAASAAADFAEASPYRILAVNHQTDLLAVAAAPTTPGSCLIFSIGDLKDLVPDEADLQDAARRVVAEVTRLLETHRAAARQTVWVMGWSATYETYLAFLSKFPLVDKDWELQLLPITAVRDAGPAAGLVPPPAPATTVAALSMPATTSFMESFVPFGGFMCDTYEANSLTANSCPQALRCQQCNDRYEQEVATIIRGSGITAEAHQEGLPSMLQNGSMMGHGFDALKVRDDQMMVLSTKIQNLKKKWNEVCLRLHQGCNRINRDPCQLFRHHIDVRVERERCANPNQSSQSIALQREVIRPSAVSSPHTNTTAKSISAPSISTQMNADLVLNLQVRQSKSDEDEPLQDRAVPSQHSNSSNCDNPEDHASPSSAAPVATDLVLATPRGSSSKDSSIALCKNVKDAEGSIQLMPKKVDDLNRKPPHFSVRPYTCFGSSSNWDQTSPSALHSAASGGASAFGQWQRPSPLAAQSYDLSNYKLLMEQLFKAVGRQEEALSAICASIVRCRSMERRRGANKKDGIWFSFYGPDSIAKRRVGVALAELMHDSSENLIYLDLSLHDWGNPNFRGKRATDCISEELRRKRRSVIFLDNVDKADCLVQESLIHAMETGRYKDLHGGRVADLNDSIVVLSTRMIQGCQNASIGMEEGNAFSEEKVAAARGHQLKIIVEPGTTNIIGGPGGKVVVSSRHSLRNSQASLYSSSFSKRKLHISDGQEKTAESLSTSKRPHRTSSAPFDLNLPGDEAEIHDGDDDSSSSHENSSGDPEGSVGNLLRSVDESINFKPFDFGKLCEDIVQEFSNTMSSTLGFGCRLEIDAGAMVQVLAAAWASDSDEKRPVWTWVEQVFARSLEQLKVRCKNLSSCTLRLVACEDEMPVKEDGVGAFLPSRIILDW